The Argonema galeatum A003/A1 genome segment TGGATGCCACAACTACACCATCAGGTTAGTTGTGGTCAAAGGCGAACCCGATAAAACAACTTCTTAAATAAATCATGGGGCTAGAATCACCGTTAAAGGATTTGAAATTCTTAAAACCTCAAGGTCGGTGGATCTTAGTTCTAGCAGTTGCTGGCGCTCTAGGCACAACTGCCTTTGGTTTATACAAGATCTACGAACTGAGGAAAGCTCAAGAAATAGTGCCGCCACCCGTAGTGAGTACGCCTGCAAAGATCGAGGTGACAGCCTTGGGACGTTTAGAACCCCAAGGCGAATTGATTCAACTCTCAGCCGCCAGTTCCTTGGAGGGAACGCGGCTGACAAGACTATTAGTGAAACAGGGAGATAAAGTTCAGCCAGGACAAGTTATTGCGATTTTGGATACCTACGAACAGCGTTTGGCGACTCAGGAGGAAGCCAAAAAACAAGTCCAAGTTGCCCAAGCTAATCTAGCCAAGGTAAAAGCTGGGGCAAAAGCGGGGGAAATAGCCGCTCAGAAAGCCGACATTTCCCGCCTGCAAGCCCAGCAAAATGGCGAAATTGCCACTCAAAGAGCGATAATAGCTCGTCTGGAAGCCCAGCTTGCTGGGGAAAGAAAAACTCAACAAGCCACCGTTCTTCGTCTGCAAGCCCAGCTTGATGGGGAAAGGAATTCTCAACAAGCTACAATTCTTCGCCTGCAAGCCCAGCTTTCTGGAGAAAGGAATTCTCAACAAGCCACAATTCTTCGCTTACAAGCTCAACTGCGTAATGCAGCAGCGGAATTTGAACGCTATCAGATGCTATATAAACAAGGTGCTATAGAACCCTCCAGATTTGATAGCAAGCGGCTGGAATTGGAAACCGCCCAAGAACATCTCAATGAAGCCAAAGCTAGTCTAAAACGAATTGAAGAAACGCTGCTTCAACAAGTTAACGAGGCGAAAGCTACCCTAACTAAAACCGATCGAACTCTAGTTCAACAAATCAACGAGGCGAAAGCTACCTTAACCCAGACTGAGGAAACCCTACTGGAGCAAATCAACGAAGCCAAAGCGACCCGCAACCAAACTGCAAACACCTTACAAGAACAGATCCTGCAAGCCAAAGCCACTTTAAACCAAATCTCCGAGGTGCGTCCTACGGATGTACAAGCGGCGCAAGCTGAGGTAGAAAGTGCGATCGCCACAGTCAAAAAAACTCAGGTAGATTTAGATTTAGCCCTGGTCCGATCGCCCGTCGTTGGTCAAATTTTGAAAATTAACGCCCGTCCCGGAGAACGCATCGGCGATAACGGAATTGTCGAACTGGGACAAACAGACCAAATGTATGTAGTTGCAGAAGTGTATGAAACCGAAATCGCTCAAGTCCGTTTGGGTCAACCAGCTACAGTCCAAAGTAGTGCTTTTACAGGCAAATTGCAAGGAACAGTTGACCAGCTAGGATTAAAAATTGGTAAGAAAAATATTCTTAATGATGACCCCGCAGCCCAGCAAGATGCCAGAGTGGTAGAAGTTAAAATTCGCCTCGCTCCTGAAGATAGCAAACAAGTCACAGGTTTAACCAATTTACAAGTAGAAGTTGCGATCGATGTCACATCTTCACCATCAAATTCTACAGCTATTCCAGAAAGTTCCCCACTACCAGAAAAATGAAAGTACCTTTAGCATGGCTCCAACTCACTCGCGAAAAAATGCGCCTCCTAATTGCCCTAGCAGGTATTGGTTTTGCTGACCTGCTCATGTTTATGCAGCTGGGTTTTAAAACAGCCCTTTTTAATAGCGCGATCGCCATCCACGAGCGTTTCCAAGGAGATTTGGTTTTAGTCAGTCCCCGCTCGGAATTTCTAGGTCAAATGGTCGAATTTCCCCGCACTCGTTTGTACCAAGCTAGAGGATTTGAAGGCGTAGAATCAGTCAGCTATTTGTATATCGCACCCGGAAGCTGGAAAAATCCTGTAAATCCCAGTTATAATCGATCGCTTTTCATTTTTGGGTTTGACCCGGAAAGACCCGTTTTCGATATGCCTGAAGTAAAGGAACAACTAGATAAGATAAAAATTCCCGATATATTTCTATTTGATGAAGCTTCGCGGGCTGAATTTGGGCCGGTGGCAGAGCTATTTAAACAAGGTAAAACAGTTACAACTGAGTTAAGCGATCGCCGAATTAAAATAGGTGGATTATTTAAACTCGGTGTTTCTTTTACAGCCGATGGAAATGTCATCACTAGCGATTTGAATTTTATCCGCGTAACCAAGCGTTCTTTAGAGAAAATTGATGTTGGTTTTATCAATCTAAAACCGGGTGCCGATCCACAAATTGTCTTGGAAAATCTCAAGAAAAAGTTGCCCAGCGACGTGAAAGTGCTGACGATGAAAGGTTTTATCCAAATGGAAAAACACTACTGGGAAACAAGCACTGCGATCGGATTTATTTTTGGCTTAGGTGTAGGAATGGGATTTATTGTTGGGATCGTTATTGTTTATCAAATTCTTTACACCGATGTAGCAGATCATTTGCCAGAATATGCTACGCTTAAAGCAATGGGATATACAGACTTATACCTGTTGAATGTAGTTTTTCAAGAAGCAATAATTCTGTCAGTATTAGGCTACATTCCCGGATTTGTTATTTCATTGGGGCTGTATAATGTAGCCAAAGGTGGCACTGGACTACCAATGATAATGACTCTAGATCTGGCATCCACAGTGATGATATTGACTGTGGTGATGTGCTTCGTTTCGGGTGCGATCGCAGTACGTAAACTACAAGCTGCCGATCCAGCCGACATCTTTTAAAATTTTACCAATAACTAATTTTAGATTTCAGATTTAAAATTTCAGATTTGAAATTTCCCATGACCAATCAACCAGTTGTTGAAATCGAAAATCTCAATCATTACTTTGGAGAAGGCACACTCCAGAAACAAACTTTATTTGACATTAGCCTAGAACTGCAAGCCGGAGAAGTTGTCATCTTGACAGGGCCATCCGGGTGTGGAAAAACCACCTTGTTGACCTTAATTGGCAGTTTGCGGTCAATTCAAGAAGGCAGCCTCAAAATTTTAGGCCAAGAACTTCGCGGTGCTAGCAAAAATCAACAGGTGAAAATTCGTCGCCAAATTGGTTATATTTTCCAAGCGCATAACTTGCTAAAGTGCTTAACTGCCGAGCAAAATGTGCGAATGTCGATGGAATTGCATAATGGTTTTTCTCAACAGGAAGTCAAGTCTAGATCGTCCGCTATGCTAGAGGCTGTAGGGTTAGCCGATCGAGTCAATTACTATCCCAATAACCTTTCGGGTGGACAAAAACAACGAGTTGCGATCGCACGTGCCTTAGTAAGTCATCCCAAATTAGTTTTAGCAGACGAACCCACGGCTGCTTTAGACAGTAAATCAGGCCGCGATGTAGTCGAATTAATGCAGAGTTTAGCAAAAGAACAAGGGTGTACCATTTTAATGGTGACTCACGACAATCGCATTTTGGATATAGCCGATCGCATCGTCCAGATGGAGGATGGTGGTTTGCGCCCAGATGCAGCCCTGACTGGAGCATCTCATAACTAAGGGGTGATATCGTTTCCGGTTGTGTCTGAATCATTATGGCCGCAGAGAGGCAGAGGGGCAGAGGAGCAGGAGAGCATTTGCACTCAGCACTCAGCGCTACTTGCCTGCTTTTTTATTAGCCGGATTGGCTTTACCCGGAGTCCCTGACGTTTGATTAGGTTTACCCGGAGTCCCTGACGTTTGATTAGGTTTACCCGGAGTCCCTGACGGTTTATTCGATTTAGTCTTATCTGCTGACGTTTTGTTCTGACCTTGAGGCGTCGCACGGGGAGGCGGCGGAGGCAGCGGATCGGATAGCCCTGCTGCTCCAGGCACCCTTTTAGTGGCAAAACTAACATTCACACCGTCCTGGGATTGGTCTAGCACTAACATAGGTGTGGGCTTAGCCTGTTGATCCCATTGCATATGCACAATGCGACCTTGAATCGTCGGTTGCCAGTTATCCTGGTCATCAGACGGACTCAAGAAAGTTTCAATGCAGTCAATTATTTGATTTATCGTCGCCGAAGTTGCCTGAGTCGGTAACTTCATCAAGCGGATTTGAATGCGGAAAAGCACAGCCTTCTTCGCCTTCGGATTGTCTACAGTTTGATACTCCACATCAAATTGTTCATCGACTTGCCTTCCGGCATTAGCGGTACTACCCGTAGCAGCCGTTGGTGCAACTTGAGTTGGACGCAGCGCCAGAGAAATTTTATCTTTGACCTTCACCTTAATTTGATTCACGATCGCAAAGTGAAACACCTCCTCGGACATCCGCAGCCGCAGATAATCCAAGTTAAAATCTCGCGAGTGAACCAAATCTGGA includes the following:
- a CDS encoding ABC exporter membrane fusion protein; this translates as MGLESPLKDLKFLKPQGRWILVLAVAGALGTTAFGLYKIYELRKAQEIVPPPVVSTPAKIEVTALGRLEPQGELIQLSAASSLEGTRLTRLLVKQGDKVQPGQVIAILDTYEQRLATQEEAKKQVQVAQANLAKVKAGAKAGEIAAQKADISRLQAQQNGEIATQRAIIARLEAQLAGERKTQQATVLRLQAQLDGERNSQQATILRLQAQLSGERNSQQATILRLQAQLRNAAAEFERYQMLYKQGAIEPSRFDSKRLELETAQEHLNEAKASLKRIEETLLQQVNEAKATLTKTDRTLVQQINEAKATLTQTEETLLEQINEAKATRNQTANTLQEQILQAKATLNQISEVRPTDVQAAQAEVESAIATVKKTQVDLDLALVRSPVVGQILKINARPGERIGDNGIVELGQTDQMYVVAEVYETEIAQVRLGQPATVQSSAFTGKLQGTVDQLGLKIGKKNILNDDPAAQQDARVVEVKIRLAPEDSKQVTGLTNLQVEVAIDVTSSPSNSTAIPESSPLPEK
- the devC gene encoding ABC transporter permease DevC, whose translation is MKVPLAWLQLTREKMRLLIALAGIGFADLLMFMQLGFKTALFNSAIAIHERFQGDLVLVSPRSEFLGQMVEFPRTRLYQARGFEGVESVSYLYIAPGSWKNPVNPSYNRSLFIFGFDPERPVFDMPEVKEQLDKIKIPDIFLFDEASRAEFGPVAELFKQGKTVTTELSDRRIKIGGLFKLGVSFTADGNVITSDLNFIRVTKRSLEKIDVGFINLKPGADPQIVLENLKKKLPSDVKVLTMKGFIQMEKHYWETSTAIGFIFGLGVGMGFIVGIVIVYQILYTDVADHLPEYATLKAMGYTDLYLLNVVFQEAIILSVLGYIPGFVISLGLYNVAKGGTGLPMIMTLDLASTVMILTVVMCFVSGAIAVRKLQAADPADIF
- a CDS encoding DevA family ABC transporter ATP-binding protein, which codes for MTNQPVVEIENLNHYFGEGTLQKQTLFDISLELQAGEVVILTGPSGCGKTTLLTLIGSLRSIQEGSLKILGQELRGASKNQQVKIRRQIGYIFQAHNLLKCLTAEQNVRMSMELHNGFSQQEVKSRSSAMLEAVGLADRVNYYPNNLSGGQKQRVAIARALVSHPKLVLADEPTAALDSKSGRDVVELMQSLAKEQGCTILMVTHDNRILDIADRIVQMEDGGLRPDAALTGASHN